Proteins encoded by one window of Archaeoglobus veneficus SNP6:
- a CDS encoding flippase-like domain-containing protein, whose translation MKKALIGVIISILTIAVIFRLTETNVTWQVIFQANLFFLSIAFLLHVFFWFFWAIRLKSLADSLGQPISLGYALEVSIASTFLAAITPSSAGGEPLRIKMLHDAGVSVGSATAVVLAERLLDAIFFIAALPVFLLLTGFSTKLGIEIGLLFALCLFGFIIFLYLLLKRPERLDSFTSWLVRFIARFSRERAEKAGEKIRAELMRFREALISLAKNSYRKIASIMVITSCIWFSEFLVPSAILAAFGCDPELLLSLTSQLILVIISLVPLTPGASGIAEVGMSYLYSKFVPQHIIGVLTGVWRFITYFLNLIVGFVVNVKLLKSKYIDQKY comes from the coding sequence GTGAAGAAAGCGTTAATTGGCGTCATAATAAGCATCCTGACGATTGCAGTAATCTTCAGGCTCACTGAGACGAATGTAACATGGCAAGTCATTTTTCAGGCTAACCTGTTCTTTCTTTCTATAGCTTTCCTCCTTCACGTCTTTTTCTGGTTTTTCTGGGCCATCAGGCTGAAATCCCTCGCAGATTCTCTCGGTCAGCCCATATCATTGGGATACGCCCTCGAGGTTTCGATAGCGAGCACGTTTCTTGCGGCCATTACACCATCTTCAGCCGGAGGCGAGCCGCTGAGGATTAAGATGTTACACGATGCGGGAGTGAGCGTTGGTTCAGCAACTGCGGTAGTGCTCGCAGAAAGGCTCCTCGACGCAATATTTTTCATTGCTGCTCTACCCGTTTTTCTCCTTTTAACTGGCTTCTCAACGAAGCTCGGAATAGAAATTGGTCTCTTGTTTGCCTTATGTCTCTTTGGCTTCATAATCTTCCTTTATCTTCTCCTGAAAAGGCCGGAAAGACTTGACAGCTTTACCTCCTGGCTTGTGAGGTTCATTGCGAGATTTAGCAGGGAGAGGGCAGAGAAGGCAGGGGAGAAAATCAGGGCCGAGTTGATGAGGTTCAGAGAGGCTTTAATAAGCCTCGCGAAAAATTCATACAGAAAAATCGCTTCCATTATGGTTATTACTTCCTGCATCTGGTTCTCCGAGTTTCTTGTACCTTCAGCAATCCTCGCTGCCTTTGGATGCGATCCGGAGCTTTTGCTTTCTCTCACGTCTCAGCTCATCCTCGTAATAATCTCTCTCGTCCCGCTAACCCCGGGGGCAAGCGGGATTGCCGAAGTGGGGATGAGTTACCTCTATTCAAAATTCGTGCCCCAGCACATTATAGGTGTGCTGACGGGTGTGTGGAGATTTATAACGTACTTCCTCAATCTGATAGTAGGCTTCGTAGTGAACGTAAAACTGCTGAAGTCAAAATATATTGATCAAAAATATTAA
- a CDS encoding NifU family protein → MGLKEKVEKVVEEEIRPALIQDGGNIAVVDVDEESGVVKVQLLGACYGCPLSQVTLAMFVEQRIKQRVPEVKKVIPV, encoded by the coding sequence ATGGGATTAAAAGAAAAGGTTGAGAAAGTCGTTGAAGAGGAAATAAGGCCTGCACTCATCCAGGATGGTGGAAACATCGCTGTCGTTGACGTTGACGAGGAAAGCGGTGTTGTAAAGGTTCAACTACTCGGAGCGTGCTATGGCTGTCCTCTTTCGCAGGTCACGCTCGCAATGTTCGTTGAACAGCGAATAAAGCAGAGGGTGCCTGAAGTTAAGAAAGTTATACCAGTTTAA
- a CDS encoding MBL fold metallo-hydrolase gives MKVTFLGTGTAVDTQKAQSCVLVEDSARILIDIGCGAFRRLGDVGVRVEEIDAVLITHNHLDHNADLLPLLKARWLENAGKLEIYGPPGTKAFVESLLEAFPYLRQKLSFEVNEESSFEVCGMKVETIPTFHSIVSRAYVIDGALVVSGDTRAFPELFSIECDALIHELSLPSGQSDFHTTPENMKECLDKAKAERIFYTHMYPHAYAVKDDILAFLGFGEIAEDLMSFSI, from the coding sequence ATGAAGGTCACCTTTCTCGGTACCGGAACTGCCGTTGACACTCAAAAGGCCCAGAGCTGTGTTCTTGTGGAGGACTCAGCAAGGATCCTGATTGATATTGGGTGTGGAGCGTTCAGGAGGCTCGGAGACGTTGGAGTAAGGGTGGAGGAGATCGATGCCGTTCTTATCACCCACAACCACCTCGACCACAACGCAGACCTGCTTCCTCTGCTGAAGGCGAGATGGCTCGAAAACGCAGGAAAGCTGGAGATATACGGGCCTCCGGGCACGAAGGCGTTCGTGGAGAGCCTGCTGGAAGCGTTCCCCTATCTCAGACAAAAACTTAGCTTCGAGGTTAACGAAGAAAGTAGCTTCGAGGTTTGCGGTATGAAAGTCGAAACGATACCAACTTTCCACTCTATAGTCAGCAGGGCATACGTAATTGACGGGGCGCTCGTGGTGAGTGGCGACACGAGGGCTTTTCCAGAACTCTTCAGCATAGAATGTGATGCATTAATCCACGAACTTTCGCTGCCGTCAGGTCAATCAGACTTCCACACCACACCTGAAAACATGAAAGAATGCCTCGATAAAGCCAAGGCCGAGAGAATTTTCTACACGCACATGTATCCTCACGCCTATGCGGTCAAAGACGACATTCTTGCATTTCTTGGCTTTGGAGAAATAGCAGAGGATTTGATGAGCTTCAGTATTTAA
- a CDS encoding tRNA (N(6)-L-threonylcarbamoyladenosine(37)-C(2))-methylthiotransferase: MRVAIETYGCTMNQADSDIIRAEVSREFELSSVEDADVVVINSCGVIDYTERKILNRARQLRQMGKTVVMAGCLPRIAKKKVMEVANAAISPDNVHRIDEVIKAAVSGNKLFLLDKSEIDKTRCEKQRMAGGIAIVSIAEGCTGRCTFCATRFARGRLRSFSPDGIVEEIKKAVRAGYVEIQLTSQDTGAYGHDIGTNLPDLLEKISAIEGMFRVRVGMMNPRHAYSMLDDLLNAFESEKIYKFLHLPVQSGDEKVLRDMGRDHGVEEYEEVVSAFRKRFDDVMISTDIIVGFPTESEEAFYKSLDLVRRTRPDLVNVTRYSPRKGTPAFRLRDMPDWIKKDRSRAVTRLANRIKEKKNSTFVGKTFDVVITKRSNGLLSRTNAYRPVILKQGEIGEFCRVRVTDYTPTHLIGERAL, translated from the coding sequence GTGAGGGTTGCCATCGAAACCTACGGATGCACGATGAATCAGGCGGACAGCGATATAATAAGGGCCGAAGTTTCGAGGGAGTTTGAACTATCGTCCGTTGAAGATGCAGATGTCGTCGTAATCAACTCGTGCGGCGTCATTGACTACACTGAACGGAAGATTCTGAATAGAGCCAGGCAGCTCAGGCAGATGGGGAAAACTGTAGTCATGGCTGGCTGCCTGCCAAGGATTGCGAAGAAAAAGGTGATGGAAGTTGCCAATGCAGCCATAAGTCCTGATAACGTTCACAGGATAGATGAGGTGATAAAAGCAGCAGTTTCTGGAAATAAGCTCTTTCTGCTCGATAAGAGCGAGATAGACAAGACAAGGTGCGAGAAGCAACGCATGGCAGGTGGAATTGCAATAGTGTCTATTGCGGAAGGCTGCACCGGCAGATGCACGTTTTGCGCGACGAGGTTTGCGAGGGGCAGGTTGAGAAGCTTCAGTCCCGATGGAATTGTGGAAGAAATTAAAAAGGCCGTCAGAGCAGGATATGTGGAAATTCAGCTCACGTCTCAGGACACGGGAGCGTACGGCCACGACATTGGAACGAATCTTCCGGACTTGCTCGAAAAAATCTCTGCCATCGAGGGGATGTTCAGAGTGAGAGTTGGGATGATGAATCCAAGGCACGCGTACAGCATGCTCGACGACTTGCTGAATGCCTTCGAAAGTGAGAAGATATACAAGTTTCTCCATCTTCCCGTGCAGAGCGGCGATGAGAAAGTACTGAGGGATATGGGCAGAGACCACGGCGTTGAAGAGTACGAGGAGGTAGTTTCGGCCTTCAGGAAGAGATTTGACGACGTGATGATTTCGACGGACATAATAGTTGGATTTCCGACGGAGAGCGAGGAAGCGTTTTACAAATCCCTCGACCTCGTGAGGAGAACGAGACCCGACCTGGTCAACGTAACCCGCTATTCTCCCCGCAAGGGAACGCCAGCCTTCAGACTTAGAGATATGCCTGACTGGATAAAGAAGGACAGATCGAGGGCTGTAACGAGGCTTGCCAACAGGATAAAGGAAAAAAAGAATTCGACATTCGTTGGCAAAACGTTTGATGTGGTTATTACAAAGCGGAGCAACGGGCTACTCTCGAGGACGAACGCTTACAGGCCGGTAATTTTGAAGCAGGGAGAAATAGGCGAGTTCTGCAGGGTCAGGGTTACAGACTACACGCCGACTCATTTGATAGGCGAAAGGGCTTTGTGA
- a CDS encoding 4Fe-4S binding protein yields the protein MHKCVVLCKGCTGLNLDKIASKISDAEVIIVNDCKVKVEYSFVVFGCPAIPHASGYSGNYEIVDLRMVESLFENPEDVASAWINSSLVFSEPEVESVEMGYDIVYEGDNVEIISELALNANVTVVTSNVETIKSLYPFRVRVIEGRIEDVRGKVGNFEVIVDGVDVTTQKRGKIVVKAGQVITPHAEEKEGVFTGDEYRAALKAVNNLGSFIRIKAVDVNYHVCGTAKSGIPGCSLCLSCPTGSIERYNDGLKINLESCTGCGFCAAVCPVSAIRNTILPSEVLLEKIDAALSAESEKKVVAFVCQNALGDFYEMWRNCCEKLPPVLPVIVPCINSVSEIHYLYAILRGADGVVAIPCECEVRYDALEIAKATLEAFGFDGIRVARAAELKDVDFGNVPGKLLDSPPEGETKRQKWLYMVERLMAFPLRKDKFQIKQFGKIEIGDTCTLCRACASFCPANAIVRDIENGRILFTHALCFACNLCVGVCPENAIKLENVLDFNSLAESVVFEDEIIRCPSCGKPHITRRAYEKIRVLSKMENALLFCPDCRPRVILESIYEEIMDERGRREKL from the coding sequence ATGCATAAATGCGTCGTACTCTGTAAGGGTTGCACCGGCCTGAACCTCGATAAAATAGCTTCTAAGATTTCTGATGCTGAAGTGATTATTGTAAACGACTGCAAGGTTAAGGTCGAATACAGCTTTGTCGTGTTTGGCTGTCCGGCTATTCCCCACGCATCCGGTTACAGCGGCAACTACGAGATAGTCGATCTGAGAATGGTAGAATCCCTCTTTGAAAATCCCGAGGATGTTGCTTCAGCGTGGATAAATTCGAGCCTCGTTTTCTCCGAGCCAGAAGTGGAGTCTGTTGAGATGGGCTACGATATAGTCTACGAAGGGGACAACGTTGAGATTATTTCGGAGCTCGCGCTCAACGCAAACGTGACAGTAGTAACTTCGAATGTAGAAACGATAAAGAGCCTGTACCCGTTCAGGGTAAGGGTTATTGAGGGCAGAATTGAGGATGTCAGAGGAAAAGTAGGCAACTTTGAGGTTATTGTGGATGGTGTAGATGTCACAACGCAGAAGAGGGGAAAAATCGTCGTTAAAGCCGGACAGGTTATAACTCCGCATGCTGAAGAGAAAGAGGGCGTCTTTACTGGAGACGAATACCGTGCTGCCCTGAAGGCCGTGAACAATCTGGGAAGCTTCATCAGAATTAAAGCCGTGGATGTTAACTATCACGTGTGCGGAACAGCAAAGAGCGGTATTCCTGGCTGCTCTCTATGCCTGTCGTGTCCGACGGGTTCAATCGAAAGGTACAACGACGGGCTGAAGATCAATCTCGAAAGCTGCACGGGCTGCGGTTTCTGTGCTGCAGTCTGTCCAGTTTCCGCAATCAGGAATACGATTTTACCTTCAGAAGTCCTTCTCGAGAAGATAGATGCCGCGCTCAGCGCAGAATCTGAAAAGAAGGTTGTGGCTTTCGTCTGCCAGAATGCTCTTGGAGATTTCTACGAAATGTGGAGAAATTGCTGCGAAAAACTTCCGCCAGTTCTTCCAGTCATAGTTCCGTGCATAAACTCCGTTTCCGAAATTCACTACCTCTACGCCATTCTGAGGGGGGCGGATGGAGTTGTAGCGATTCCGTGCGAATGTGAGGTGAGATACGATGCGCTCGAGATTGCAAAAGCAACACTTGAAGCCTTTGGCTTCGATGGAATAAGGGTTGCACGGGCTGCGGAGCTCAAAGATGTTGACTTTGGAAATGTACCCGGAAAGCTCCTCGATTCTCCGCCTGAGGGAGAGACGAAGAGACAGAAGTGGCTGTACATGGTCGAAAGGCTGATGGCGTTCCCGCTCAGGAAGGATAAATTCCAGATTAAGCAATTTGGAAAGATTGAAATTGGGGATACATGTACTCTCTGCCGGGCTTGCGCGTCATTCTGCCCGGCAAACGCGATAGTCCGGGATATTGAGAACGGTAGAATCCTCTTCACACATGCGTTATGCTTTGCCTGCAACCTCTGCGTTGGAGTTTGCCCTGAGAATGCCATAAAGCTCGAAAATGTGCTCGACTTCAATTCGCTCGCTGAAAGCGTAGTGTTTGAAGACGAAATAATCAGATGCCCGTCATGCGGAAAGCCCCATATCACAAGGAGGGCGTACGAGAAGATTAGGGTCCTGAGCAAGATGGAAAATGCGCTGCTCTTCTGTCCGGATTGCAGGCCGAGAGTTATACTCGAATCCATTTACGAGGAAATTATGGATGAGCGAGGGAGGAGGGAAAAGCTGTGA
- a CDS encoding TorD/DmsD family molecular chaperone translates to MSDIESIIKGRMAMYSFLSSVLLDAPPKEFLRDLMKCEVVFPVHPIIDEGAKILTDMASKFENVEDFEIFVRQEYTAVFVGPFGETVSPYQSTYEGDSPYREVTARIKRKYLEMGYIPQVSEPADHIGVELSFMAESCRAMLESGKKEDRIREMRNQMKFLKEELLTWIFNFCNALENNENARFYKGISKILRGFMEMEKRAVDELYALLR, encoded by the coding sequence GTGAGTGACATTGAAAGCATCATAAAGGGAAGGATGGCTATGTATTCCTTCCTCTCGTCCGTTCTGCTTGATGCCCCTCCAAAGGAATTTCTCAGAGATTTGATGAAGTGTGAAGTTGTTTTTCCTGTCCATCCTATCATCGATGAAGGTGCAAAAATACTGACAGACATGGCATCAAAATTTGAGAACGTTGAAGATTTCGAGATATTCGTCAGGCAGGAGTACACAGCCGTATTTGTTGGCCCATTCGGTGAAACCGTGTCACCCTACCAGTCCACATACGAGGGTGATTCCCCATATCGGGAAGTTACGGCGAGAATAAAGAGAAAGTACCTCGAAATGGGCTACATTCCTCAAGTTTCCGAGCCAGCAGACCACATTGGAGTTGAGCTGTCCTTCATGGCCGAAAGCTGCAGAGCAATGCTTGAAAGCGGGAAAAAGGAAGATAGAATAAGAGAAATGAGGAACCAGATGAAGTTCTTAAAGGAGGAACTCCTGACCTGGATCTTCAACTTCTGCAATGCTCTTGAAAACAACGAGAACGCGAGATTCTACAAAGGCATATCAAAAATACTGCGCGGATTTATGGAAATGGAGAAAAGAGCAGTTGATGAGCTCTACGCGCTGCTCCGGTAA
- a CDS encoding 4Fe-4S dicluster domain-containing protein has product MYKFIVDTHSNLCIKCKACEAICKNHNNVPPGIYRIRVITINEGKPGQLNIPMPCMHCSDPACLKVCPMDAIYKRSDGIVLVNKDNCIGCGYCSYACPFGAPQFEGSGAFGTKGKMDKCTFCVQPYEQKDENGNIIENEPIPRCAMVCPGGALLAGEASEIVRVFRERIRGYTAKELVEKVFMV; this is encoded by the coding sequence TTGTACAAGTTCATCGTAGACACACACTCAAACCTCTGCATCAAATGCAAAGCATGCGAAGCCATCTGCAAGAATCACAACAACGTCCCTCCCGGAATCTACAGAATCAGAGTAATAACAATCAACGAGGGCAAGCCCGGCCAGTTAAACATCCCCATGCCCTGCATGCACTGCAGCGACCCGGCATGCCTTAAAGTATGCCCGATGGACGCAATATACAAGCGCAGCGATGGAATAGTCCTCGTCAACAAAGATAATTGCATCGGATGCGGCTACTGCAGCTACGCATGCCCATTCGGAGCTCCGCAGTTCGAAGGCAGCGGAGCATTCGGAACTAAGGGCAAGATGGACAAGTGCACCTTCTGCGTTCAGCCGTACGAGCAGAAGGACGAGAACGGCAACATAATCGAGAATGAGCCCATCCCAAGGTGTGCAATGGTCTGCCCCGGCGGAGCACTGCTTGCTGGCGAGGCATCGGAGATCGTTAGGGTGTTCAGGGAGCGGATAAGGGGGTATACAGCGAAGGAGCTTGTAGAGAAGGTGTTTATGGTATAA
- a CDS encoding formate dehydrogenase subunit alpha, with the protein MGVRSLKLSRRDFMKASVATVAVAAGLAKYGRDGLFKKVEAQHIQEQAEQEGVRLVKTICTGCAVGCGILGKVKDDVFIGIEPWVNHPINRGKLCCKGATVNHIVTSPKRLRYPMIKRNGKWERISWEEALDIIARKMIEIRQKYGPDAIFFAGSAKVSTEVAYLMRKFMAFWGSNNIDHQARICHSTTVAGLGNTWGYGAMTNNFNDMRNARCIIFFSNPAEAHPVSFYHIYEAKRRGAVLICCDPRFSRTAAVSDLHLQFRPGTDIALVWGICYEIIKNGWYDEEFIKNRTYGFEKAKEIIMQYPPELVEDITGVPAEKIRKAAYILATHRPATLQYAMGGTQHEYGAQNIRAYAILQLLLGNAGKPGGGVNAFRGHDNVQGATDMCVLSHSLPAYYGLSEKAWKHWCNVWKVDYEWIKSRFASEEMMHKKGFTMARFAVGAVAGTDAYPGTRNMKIDQPAPLKMIFIWGHSTPSLGDLKLVKKAFETVELLVFVDPFVESGAAMADRDDGIILLPAATEFEGEGFVTNSGRQIQWRNRVVEPLYESKEDMWILLSLVKALDRYEAGLYEKFTINFGNKSPEEIRPEDVWDNEVTVGCRSIGMIGQKSWRIKRQQEYDYTFDPETCRAVGGPCDGEYWGLPWPCWNEKHPGTPILYRNDIPVWEGGHDFRVKWGTTAPDGASLLSGVNGHDQIPGWATNLETDYSEWLDKNMVPSGRGRARFYAWNMKDPVPVHREPIFSPRLDLVDKYPVYDDSVYGEYHYRVQIRARSYQVAWKNARLKEVFPLIWTSGRQVEHMGGGAETRANRILAELQPDMYVEINPKDANERGIKNGEMVAVISPRGLEYGDEPAYVVVKAKVTHAVPPGVVFMPFHWGGYFQGQSYLDRFPVTKDMDTRPFVAGDSANIINPPGWDPETQMQATKAGICEVVKLTRLEEFRRKNEGKIEALKVTLMRR; encoded by the coding sequence ATGGGCGTTCGTTCTCTGAAACTTTCCAGAAGAGATTTTATGAAAGCCTCCGTAGCTACAGTTGCTGTAGCTGCAGGTCTGGCAAAGTACGGCAGGGATGGCCTGTTTAAGAAGGTGGAGGCTCAGCACATACAGGAACAGGCGGAACAGGAAGGGGTCAGGCTCGTTAAGACCATCTGTACGGGCTGTGCAGTTGGCTGCGGGATTTTGGGGAAGGTTAAGGATGATGTTTTCATCGGGATTGAACCTTGGGTCAATCACCCGATAAACCGCGGAAAGCTTTGCTGCAAGGGAGCAACTGTAAACCACATCGTAACGTCTCCGAAAAGGCTGAGATATCCGATGATAAAGAGAAACGGAAAGTGGGAGCGTATAAGCTGGGAGGAGGCGCTTGACATAATTGCGAGAAAAATGATTGAAATAAGGCAGAAATATGGTCCGGATGCAATTTTCTTCGCAGGCTCGGCAAAAGTCAGCACCGAAGTTGCTTACCTGATGCGAAAGTTCATGGCTTTCTGGGGTAGCAACAACATAGACCACCAGGCGAGAATCTGCCACTCCACAACCGTTGCTGGCCTCGGTAACACCTGGGGATATGGAGCAATGACAAACAACTTTAACGACATGAGAAATGCGAGATGCATAATCTTCTTCTCGAATCCTGCTGAGGCACATCCTGTCAGCTTTTACCACATATACGAAGCAAAGAGGAGGGGGGCTGTTTTAATTTGCTGCGACCCCCGCTTCAGCAGAACCGCTGCGGTTAGCGACTTACACCTGCAGTTCAGGCCAGGTACGGACATAGCGCTTGTATGGGGCATATGCTATGAGATAATAAAGAACGGATGGTACGACGAAGAGTTCATTAAGAATAGAACCTACGGCTTTGAGAAAGCAAAGGAAATCATAATGCAGTACCCGCCGGAGCTTGTTGAGGACATAACGGGTGTTCCAGCTGAAAAGATTCGAAAAGCTGCGTACATCCTCGCAACCCACAGGCCGGCAACGCTGCAGTACGCAATGGGTGGAACACAGCACGAGTATGGAGCACAGAACATAAGGGCTTATGCGATCCTGCAGCTCCTCCTCGGCAACGCAGGAAAGCCTGGCGGAGGTGTAAACGCTTTCAGAGGCCACGACAACGTGCAGGGAGCTACCGACATGTGTGTTCTGAGCCACTCTCTGCCAGCATACTATGGTCTCAGCGAGAAAGCGTGGAAGCACTGGTGCAACGTCTGGAAGGTTGACTACGAGTGGATCAAGAGCAGGTTCGCCAGCGAAGAAATGATGCACAAGAAGGGCTTTACAATGGCGAGGTTCGCTGTTGGAGCTGTAGCTGGGACGGATGCATATCCCGGAACGAGAAACATGAAAATTGACCAGCCCGCTCCGCTCAAGATGATCTTCATCTGGGGCCACTCAACGCCATCTCTCGGTGATTTGAAGCTCGTTAAGAAGGCATTTGAAACGGTTGAGCTTCTTGTCTTCGTTGATCCATTCGTCGAAAGCGGAGCGGCGATGGCTGATAGAGATGACGGCATAATCCTTCTGCCAGCAGCAACCGAGTTCGAGGGAGAGGGTTTCGTCACAAACAGCGGAAGACAGATACAGTGGAGAAACAGAGTTGTTGAGCCCCTTTACGAATCGAAAGAAGACATGTGGATCCTGCTCAGCCTCGTAAAAGCCCTTGACAGGTATGAGGCAGGCTTGTACGAGAAGTTCACAATCAACTTCGGAAACAAATCGCCTGAGGAGATCAGACCGGAGGATGTGTGGGACAACGAGGTAACCGTAGGCTGCAGAAGCATTGGAATGATCGGCCAGAAGAGCTGGAGAATAAAGAGACAGCAGGAGTACGACTACACATTCGATCCCGAGACCTGCAGAGCTGTCGGCGGGCCTTGCGATGGTGAATACTGGGGATTGCCGTGGCCGTGCTGGAATGAAAAGCACCCTGGCACGCCCATATTATACCGCAACGACATTCCGGTGTGGGAGGGTGGCCACGACTTCAGGGTTAAGTGGGGCACTACTGCCCCGGATGGTGCTTCGCTGCTCAGCGGTGTGAACGGACACGACCAGATACCAGGATGGGCGACGAACCTCGAAACGGACTACTCCGAATGGCTTGACAAAAACATGGTTCCGTCTGGAAGGGGTAGGGCGAGGTTCTACGCCTGGAACATGAAAGATCCCGTGCCTGTGCATAGAGAACCAATCTTCTCGCCGCGCCTCGACCTTGTGGACAAATATCCGGTCTACGACGACAGTGTTTACGGCGAGTACCACTACAGGGTGCAGATAAGGGCAAGAAGCTATCAGGTTGCATGGAAGAACGCCCGGCTCAAGGAAGTATTCCCGCTGATATGGACATCCGGCAGGCAGGTTGAGCACATGGGTGGTGGAGCAGAGACGAGGGCGAACAGAATTCTTGCCGAACTGCAGCCAGACATGTACGTTGAAATCAATCCAAAGGATGCAAACGAAAGAGGCATTAAGAACGGCGAGATGGTCGCAGTAATCTCACCAAGAGGCCTGGAGTATGGTGACGAACCAGCTTACGTGGTTGTGAAGGCAAAAGTTACGCATGCAGTTCCGCCCGGCGTTGTATTCATGCCATTCCACTGGGGCGGCTACTTCCAGGGGCAGTCATACCTCGACCGCTTCCCCGTTACCAAGGACATGGACACTCGCCCATTCGTAGCAGGCGATTCAGCGAATATCATAAATCCGCCGGGCTGGGATCCGGAAACACAGATGCAGGCGACGAAGGCCGGAATCTGCGAGGTTGTAAAGCTTACGAGGCTTGAAGAATTTAGAAGAAAGAACGAGGGCAAAATCGAGGCTTTAAAGGTAACACTGATGCGGCGCTGA
- a CDS encoding winged helix-turn-helix domain-containing protein, with amino-acid sequence MTSKRKFEILLAILKGKKYFGEIQEAIGLKKPIVSEYIRALKEEGLILEHTDPNDRRRRFYELNLTIEGLRTIVRNYPEIIPELQKNDGVVDFLINHHKVTLFREDVREMLKTSPNFFKMLVLGSFDEYIQLLRNFPAVVIDLGETQQFVNYLTALEYMFIISVWNDVVEFGNTLESPKVLKKFYEKQSSARMFNERIMFVMMVVDIIKAIASNERNLAELLGDIEKFEKDLNNLRERAREMDLDEYIRNMGEIYGRLYEKLMLLAREGSIS; translated from the coding sequence ATGACAAGCAAACGCAAATTCGAGATTCTCTTAGCAATTCTGAAAGGAAAAAAGTACTTCGGCGAAATTCAAGAAGCCATAGGGCTTAAAAAACCGATCGTTAGCGAGTATATCAGAGCACTCAAAGAAGAGGGTTTGATATTGGAACATACCGATCCAAACGACCGACGCAGGCGTTTTTATGAACTTAACTTGACGATTGAGGGTCTGAGGACTATTGTAAGGAATTATCCTGAAATAATTCCAGAACTTCAGAAAAACGATGGCGTTGTTGATTTTCTAATTAATCATCACAAGGTTACACTATTTCGTGAAGATGTAAGGGAAATGCTAAAAACATCGCCGAACTTTTTTAAAATGCTCGTTCTCGGATCTTTTGATGAATACATCCAGCTTTTGAGAAATTTCCCAGCAGTGGTGATAGATCTCGGTGAAACACAGCAATTTGTTAACTATCTTACAGCTCTTGAATACATGTTTATCATATCCGTCTGGAATGATGTCGTGGAGTTTGGAAATACTCTAGAGTCACCAAAAGTTTTGAAAAAATTCTACGAGAAGCAATCGTCGGCTCGCATGTTCAATGAGCGAATAATGTTTGTAATGATGGTTGTAGATATCATAAAGGCGATTGCTTCAAACGAGAGAAATCTCGCCGAGCTGTTGGGTGATATTGAAAAATTCGAGAAGGACTTGAATAACTTACGGGAAAGAGCACGTGAAATGGATCTAGACGAATACATTCGAAATATGGGAGAAATCTACGGTAGGTTGTATGAGAAGTTAATGTTGCTGGCTCGAGAAGGAAGTATCTCCTAA
- a CDS encoding ribbon-helix-helix protein, CopG family, with translation MGRVIVTKTISMPLEVALLVQKLAEKLQMSESAAVREAILEKAEKLGLIEDEIK, from the coding sequence ATGGGTAGGGTAATCGTGACTAAAACAATCTCAATGCCTCTCGAAGTAGCCCTCTTGGTTCAGAAACTCGCAGAAAAGCTTCAGATGTCAGAATCAGCAGCAGTCAGAGAAGCAATTCTCGAGAAAGCAGAAAAACTTGGTTTAATTGAAGATGAAATTAAATAA